Below is a window of Sulfurisphaera ohwakuensis DNA.
TTCGGACTAAACTACACAAACCTATTAGAAGCACTAGAACGCCTTGAAGAAGCATGGAAACACTACCTTGATACACTAAGCAAAACAATAGTAGGACCCGTAGTGATTATAATAGACGACACATTCGACCACAAACCATACTCAAGAATAGAAGAAATAGCAAGCAGATACGGGAACTACATCTTCTACTGCTCCACACACAAGAAATTCGAACCGGGAATACAAGTCCTCACAATAGCACTACACGACTTGGCCACGGGAAAAAACTACTTGGTCGGCGCTTTCCCATACGCAACAAGAAAAATGTGGGAAAGCGGGATGGTGAGCGAATTCAAGACAAAGATAGAGATGGCTGCAGAAATAATTGAGATACTCAAGAGTAAATTCACCATAGCTAGGGTTGTGTTTGATTCTTGGTATTGGTCTGAGAAGTTGGTGAGGGGTTGTGTTGTTTCTGAGTTGAGGTCTAATAGGAGGCTCTTAAGGGTTAGGTGTTTGGAGGGAGGGGGGACGTTGGATGTGGAGGGGCACATCCACGTCCGAGATCTTCCTCCAAGCTCTTACTTGGCTGACCTAACCCTTGAGAGTCGAGTTATTACTATAAAGTTGTTAGTACTGGAATATAAAGATAATAGGCTTAGCTTGTACTCCACTGATCTTAGCTTGAGTGATGAGGAGATAGAGGCTACTTGGAGGATTAGGTGGGAGATAGAGAAGTTTCACAAGGATATTAAGGCTCTTGGTATGCAAGATTCCTCTTTCTTAAAGAGGAAGAGGTTTCAAGGTTACTTGCTTCTCTTCGTGATGGTTGTTAACACGGTTAGAGATTTGATTAGCTCCCTTAACTTGAGGAGTTTCTCAGGTTCGTTGAAATTCGTTTAGGTGATGCTCTAGGTTTGATGAAAACTTTTAAGTTACGTTAAAGTAGAATAACTGCTATTATTATCTTTATAAGAAGTAGCCTCTGTAAATGTTAGGACTACTTCATCTGAATAGTCCTTAAAAAAGGACAGCTTTTTAAGTTGCTCTTTCGAAAAGAACTTGTAACTTGTAGGGAGAATATTAACTCTCTCTTTCAGTTCTTCGACTTTTCCGAAAAGCGATGTATCGTCATCAAAGAAGGTTAATGAACCATAGAATCTTTCTAAAAACTCTCCAATAGCACCCATAAGGCTTTCTTCTCTTGTTTCTCCCTTACCGCCCGCAGGGACAAGATTTTGCAAATATTTTAAAAGGGGTATAAATTCTGGGGGAAATGCGAGAAATTTAGGTTTAATGTATTTTATTGCTAAAAATGATTCGAGTAAATCATAGTTTACATAGTTTAACAGCTTAGTTATCACTACATTATCATACTTTTCTATATCGTAGCCAAAAGCAGATCCTAGAAATTCATTGATTATAACTTCTTGCATTTTAGGCACCCAGGGATTTTTAAGGGGGTATTTACTACAAGCTCTCCTTCCAATAGGTCTACGTAAATTAGCTTACCATCATATTTACTGCTATTTAAGAGCAGTTTAGAAAGACCTAATAATAAGAACTCCGCGAATTCATTTAATTTAAGAGATGCTTCAACTATAACTTTTCCGTCAACTTTTATCTCTAAAATTAATCTTGAATTTTTTAACCAAAGATAAATCTCATAAATACAAGGATTGTTTTTCTTCATCACATAAATAAAGAACCTATAAGGATCCATAGCATATGATACGAGAACCTTTTCGAACTTTAATAGCTCGTCATTGATTGAAAGTAGCGAATTTATATTCGTTGAAATTATTAACGTATTTTCATATTTAGGTAAGTCATTAATTGACACGTAGAGGTTAACTAGGTGTTGAGCTGTCAGTATTATATTAATAGCAAAGACGTTAATTTTCTCTTCCTTTTCTGGTATTAGCATTCTAATATCCATTAACTCGTCCGAATTTATTGAGAATAGATTATTAAATTCTATTTCATTTAGCTCTATTAAACCAGAAGATTCAGCGAATACTATATATTTTTCACCATTTTTATAAATAGTGAAAAAAGGAGATATTCTCTTTTTTAATTTTTCTTTCACTTACATCACTTGTATCCTACAATCCAACGGAAAATCCAGCTAAAAACTGCTCTATTTTCTTTACTTATTTCCGATGCTTTCTTATTTGCATGTTCGATTCCCATATATGATTATCGAGTTCGATAATATATAAATAAACAATAAAGTTAGAAAGTTTTAACTATAATTAGTACTTTAATAATTTTGCCTAGATTGGTTAAAAAAATTTAACTAGATCTAACCCTTTTTAAAACGCTCTCCTAGATAATGAGAGGAGATAAAATGGAGTACAAATGGATCGTCCTCCTAAATACAACTCTTGCCCTTTTTATTGCCTCGGTAGACGGTACAATAGTGCTTATCTCTCTACCTGCAATTTTCAGAGGGATTCAAATAAACCCGGTCGAACCTTCAACATTTCAGTACTTACTGTGGTTTTTAATGGGATATGGAATTATAGGTGCATCATTCTTAGTCAATTTCGGCAGGCTTTCTGACATATACGGAAGGGTCAAACTCTACAATTTAGGATTTGTAATATTCACAATAGGTGCTGTCCTACTAACGTTAACCCCTAACACTGGTACTATAGGGGCGCTAGAGCTAGTCATATTTAGGATTATAGAAGCCATAGGAGCTACTTTCCTCTTCGCAAATACTACAGCTTTATTAACAGATGCCTTTCCCCCAAACGAAAGAGGAAAAGCAATGGGTATGAACCAGATGTCCACAATAGTTGGTACAATACTGGGACTAATCTTAGGGGGGATCTTAGCTCCAATAAACTGGAGGTTAGTATTCTTTGTGAGCGTCCCGATAGGAATTTTAGGCACAATATGGAGCTAT
It encodes the following:
- a CDS encoding YcaO-like family protein: MQEVIINEFLGSAFGYDIEKYDNVVITKLLNYVNYDLLESFLAIKYIKPKFLAFPPEFIPLLKYLQNLVPAGGKGETREESLMGAIGEFLERFYGSLTFFDDDTSLFGKVEELKERVNILPTSYKFFSKEQLKKLSFFKDYSDEVVLTFTEATSYKDNNSSYSTLT